A stretch of Primulina tabacum isolate GXHZ01 chromosome 13, ASM2559414v2, whole genome shotgun sequence DNA encodes these proteins:
- the LOC142521773 gene encoding uncharacterized protein LOC142521773, producing the protein MLSIGERDSGSGANHIGNLQRAGATRWSSHYDSVKSLIGMYTATCIVFEVLSDYSPNGRVKAEVRGIYRNMASFEFVFILHLMHKIMRTTDTLCQILQRKSQDILTAITFVTTTKTCLQEFRECGWNEFLQEVKVFCSRNEIDVPDLDCLYKIGRSCRQTTIEHHYHFDIFNAAIDFILMELNTRFNESSVELLSLSTALDPKNSFDSFNSDDICKLAKKFYPGDFTDQEIVALEYELIHYKLDVMQNLKVSTLIKLCQQLTESGRSSVYVMLNRLIHLVLTLPVSTSTTERVFSAMKHVKTALRNKMEDDFLADCLTLYIERDLAKHIDPPQLPGSVPDYR; encoded by the exons ATGTTGTCAATTGGAGAACGTGATTCTGGAAGTGGTGCAAACCATATTGGTAATTTGCAACGAGCAGGAGCTACTCGTTGGAGTTCTCACTATGATTCGGTAAAAAGTTTGATAGGTATGTACACTGCAACTTGCATAGTTTTTGAAGTTCTCAGTGATTATTCTCCAAATGGAAGAGTTAAGGCTGAAGTTCGGGGGATTTACAGAAACATGGCAAGCtttgaatttgtgtttattttgcacttaatgcataaaattatgagaacaaCAGATACTCTTTGTCaaattcttcaaagaaaatctcaaGACATTTTGACTGCTATCACATTTGTCACTACTACCAAAACTTGCCTTCAAGAATTTAGAGAATGTGGGTGGAATGAATTTCTTCAGGAAGTTAAAGTTTTTTGCTCAAGAAATGAAATTGATGTACCTGACCTTGATTGTCTATATAAGATTGGACGTTCCTGTCGGCAAACTACAATAGAACATCATTACCACTTTGATATTTTTAATGCAGCAATAGATTTCATTTTGATGGAGTTAAATACTCGGTTCAATGAGTCATCGGTGGAACTTCTTTCTCTTAGTACAGCTTTAGATCCTAAAAATTCATTTGACTCATTTAACAGTGATGATATTTGCAAGCTTGCGAAGAAGTTTTATCCTGGAGATTTCACAGATCAAGAAATTGTTGCTTTGGAGTATGAATTGATACATTATAAACTTGATGTGATGCAGAATTTAAAGGTTTCTACACTTATTAAGTTGTGTCAGCAATTGACCGAGAGTGGACGGTCAAGTGTTTATGTTATGTTGAATAGATTGAttcatcttgttttgacattacCTGTGTCTACTTCCACTACTGAGCGGGTTTTTTCAGCAATGAAGCATGTGAAGACGGCACTTCGCAATAAAATGGAGGATGACTTTCTTGCCGATTGTTTGACACTCTATATTGAACGAGATTTAGCTAAACATATTGAT CCCCCCCAACTTCCTGGATCCGTCCCTGATTATCGATAG
- the LOC142521774 gene encoding uncharacterized protein LOC142521774: MGPYQPDMLEYPVNEGFDNWKRVNQGKTCAFLAHIGSAASSPHTMCERRAENLMRPSQHIDKVMHAQSKEEKEKNRLRLNTSIVAIRWLALQGCAFRGNDESLSSSNRGNFLELVKAFAKMNIEIDEVVLENAPKNAQYIAPEIQKEILHIMANRVRQMVREEVGDKYFCILVDEARDISKREQMAIILRFVNNHGFLTERFFAIKSVSDTTSMNLKNEISNVLVHHDLHVKKIRGQGYDGASNMRGAWNGLQALFLKDCPYAYYVHCFAHRLQLTLVSAAKDVSVI, encoded by the exons ATGGGGCCTTATCAACCAGATATGTTGGAGTATCCAG TCAATGAAGGATTTGACAATTGGAAAAGGGTAAACCAAGGAAAAACATGTGCTTTTCTTGCCCATATTGGTTCTGCAGCTTCTTCACCTCATACTATGTGTGAgagaagggctgaaaatttgatgAGGCCCTCACAACATATTGATAAAGTGATGCATGCACAATCTAAagaggaaaaagagaaaaatcgtCTGCGTTTGAACACCTCAATTGTAGCTATTCGTTGGCTAGCACTTCAAGGTTGTGCTTTTAGAGGTAATGATGAATCTCTATCTTCATCTAATCgtggaaattttcttgaattggtGAAGGCTTTTGCAAAAATGAATATAGAAATTGATGAAGTTGTGCTTGAGAATGCTCCAAAAAATGCCCAATATATCGCTCCAGAAATTCAGAAAGAGATTTTACATATTATGGCCAATAGAGTACGACAGATGGTTcgtgaagaagttggagataaATACTTCTGTATTCTTGTTGATGAAGCTCGGGATATATCTAAACGAGAGCAAATGGCCATTATATTGAGGTTTGTGAACAATCATGGGTTTTTGACAGAAAGATTTTTTGCCATCAAAAGTGTTAGTGACACTACCtcaatgaatttgaaaaatGAGATATCAAATGTTCTTGTTCATCATGATCTCCATGTTAAGAAAATCAGAGGCCAAGGATATGATGGTGCTAGCAATATGCGTGGAGCGTGGAATGGACTTCAAGcattatttctcaaagattgtcCCTATGCATACTATGTCCACTGTTTTGCACATCGTTTACAACTGACATTGGTTTCTGCAGCTAAGGATGTTAGTGTTATTTGA